One Clarias gariepinus isolate MV-2021 ecotype Netherlands chromosome 5, CGAR_prim_01v2, whole genome shotgun sequence genomic region harbors:
- the zic2a gene encoding zinc finger protein ZIC 2a — protein sequence MLLDAGHQFPGLGVGTFARHHAASDMQDRDLSLAQNSFVDSAHMGAFKLNHDLSPGQSSAFTSQAPAYPAAALGAHAAHVTSYASSPFNSTRDFLFRSRGFGESPPASGQHAIFGPTAGSLHHSHADSQGHILFPGIHDQHASHGSPNVLNGQMRLGLPGEVFGRSDQYHQVSSPRTDPYSAAQLHNQYGSMNMNMGMNMAAHHHHPGAFFRYMRQQCIKQELICKWIDPEQLNNPKKSCNKTFSTMHELVTHVSVEHVGGPEQSNHVCFWEDCPRESKPFKAKYKLVNHIRVHTGEKPFPCPFPGCGKVFARSENLKIHKRTHTGEKPFQCEFEGCDRRFANSSDRKKHMHVHTSDKPYLCKMCDKSYTHPSSLRKHMKVHESSPSGSDSSPAASSGYESSTPPGLVSPSTETQSNTNLSPSSGVHSSNAHSGLSSNFSEWYV from the exons ATGTTACTGGACGCTGGGCACCAGTTCCCTGGCTTGGGAGTGGGAACATTTGCGAGGCATCACGCGGCGAGCGACATGCAGGACAGGGACTTGAGTTTAGCGCAGAACAGCTTCGTTGATTCTGCGCACATGGGCGCTTTTAAACTGAACCACGATCTCTCCCCCGGACAGAGCTCTGCGTTCACCTCACAAGCCCCCGCTTATCCCGCCGCGGCACTGGGCGCGCACGCGGCTCATGTCACCTCGTATGCGAGCTCGCCGTTCAACTCGACGCGGGACTTTCTTTTCCGCAGCCGAGGTTTCGGAGAATCGCCCCCGGCGAGCGGCCAGCATGCCATCTTCGGCCCCACTGCGGGGTCCCTGCACCATTCCCACGCAGACAGCCAAGGCCACATCCTGTTCCCTGGAATCCACGACCAGCACGCCTCTCATGGATCCCCAAACGTGCTCAACGGGCAAATGCGCCTTGGACTACCGGGCGAGGTATTCGGACGATCAGACCAGTACCACCAGGTCTCAAGCCCTCGAACCGACCCTTATTCAGCAGCCCAGCTCCACAACCAGTACGGCTCCATGAATATGAATATGGGGATGAACATGGCAGCGCATCACCACCATCCCGGTGCCTTCTTTCGCTACATGCGGCAACAGTGCATCAAGCAAGAGCTTATCTGCAAATGGATCGATCCGGAGCAGTTGAACAACCCTAAGAAAAGTTGCAATAAAACTTTTAGCACAATGCACGAGCTTGTCACCCATGTCTCAGTTGAGCACGTCGGAGGACCGGAGCAAAGCAACCACGTCTGCTTTTGGGAAGATTGTCCGCGGGAAAGCAAACCATTCAAAGCTAAATACAAATTAGTGAATCACATTCGCgtacacacaggagagaaacctTTCCCCTGTCCGTTCCCTGGTTGTGGCAAAGTATTCGCACGATCAGAGAATTTGAAGATTCACAAGAGAACACACACAG GGGAGAAACCATTCCAGTGTGAGTTTGAAGGCTGCGACAGGCGCTTTGCAAACAGCAGTGACCGGAAGAAGCACATGCACGTGCACACGTCAGACAAACCATATTTGTGCAAAATGTGCGACAAATCCTACACTCATCCCAGTTCTCTTCGAAAGCACATGAAG GTTCACGAATCTTCCCCGTCAGGGTCCGACTCGTCACCGGCAGCCAGTTCTGGATATGAGTCGTCCACACCCCCCGGGCTGGTGTCACCCTCCACCGAGACCCAGAGCAACACTAACCTGTCGCCCTCGTCCGGCGTACACAGCTCAAACGCACACAGCGGCCTGTCGTCCAACTTCAGTGAGTGGTATGTTTAG